tgtggagtacacgttcgtaaaatgTGAGGTGGTTTGAGGCTTCATTTTGGACTTGGTAATGATATTTGAAACTTAaggaatgcgaaacgcgacttgaaaagGCTATACACACGAAAACCATGAGCATGAAATTGAGCCGCTGGACAGagggttaagccgcggcgcggcaaggaagcccgcggcgcggcttaaggcgtGGTTTTGAGGTCGAGCCTTTTGGCCTATTTTAAAGTGGGAGGCTTTGTTAGCCCACGGTGCGGGTCTCAGGGCTGCAGCACGGCTTAATGCTGTTTCGCTGAAAGAGTGcattttcaacccaaaaggcacattcgaaccccaaacgttttggggttgttccagggcatATAAACTGCGTTTTTGCATATTTTTAGAgcattttaagtctaaatacatggATATTAACCTCCAAGTCACTAATGGGTATAaatcaaaggttgtgacttttcaagaaaccttttgacccattataaatacactctTTGTGTATTTGAAAAGGGTTCCAGAATTTTGATCCTTTTACACACTTTCTATTTCATACAATTAGAAGATACTCTCTGCAATTGTTTGATTGTTATATTTTAACCATGACGATAATCttgtctttgtcttatcccaatcgaaacttcgtgtaacccgtggctaatagggtcgaaatattcgattagaaAAGTGTTtacacgattcaaagatcaatctgGAGTCATTACCGTTTCAGGCACGAAGGTTTTACAACCCCGGTTTTTATCAGAGAAGTCCCAACGGTTTCACCCTGAGAACGACCAGCCATCCGTCCTCCTGAACACCGATGGCAGCGAGTCGCCTAGGGCTCCGCCCAGGGGTCGCCCAGGATATCGTGTTCCAGACCGTGCTTTTGAATCAGAATTGTGGACGAGGAGGTAACCATTAAAGTAGGGAAAAAAAACCCCAACGGTCATCAAACggcttctttttttctttttctttttcactctatatatacacaatcaattttatTTTTAGCACACACATTCACCAATCTTTTTCACTCTCTCAACAtacaatatcattttatcaaacttttattttctttatcaatcttttaccaaaaaaaaaaagaatccAAATTACCATCCCGAATAAACGTGTTATTAACGATCACAAATACAACTAATGCAACTGATACTCGCTCACTCGAATTACTTGAGGCATTGGATGAGTTAATCGATAATGAAGAAGTTGTCCTCCTACCAAGAGCACCTCGAAGATATTTACATAGAGATTGCAAAGGCCGCGCAAGAGCTTTATATAATGATTATTTTTTCGACAATCCCACGTTTCCGGATGATTATTTTGGTAGAAGGTATCGAATGAGCAAACCTTTATTTCCTCGTATATGTCAAGGTATATTGATTTTTTCTCAGACTCCGATCCCGAATATTTTACTTACTTTCTTCAAAAACGTGATGCCTCCAGATTACTTGATTTTGATATTGTTCAAAAAGTAATATCTATCGTACGTCAACCAGCTTATGCTACTTCGGCCGATCTTTTTGATGAGTATTTGCATATGGGTGAACAAACCGCATATGATTGTTTAAATTATTGCAAATGTGTTTTTCATTTGTACGCTACCGAATATTTGAGAAAACCAACTGCACAAGATGTGCAACGTTTGACCGCTAAATATGCTCAAATGCATGGTTTTTCGAGGATGTTAGGAATTCTCGATTGTATGCATTGGAGATGGAGAAATTGTCCACAATGGTGGAAGGGTCATTATACACGAGGTGATCATGGTTACCAGTCAATTATGCTTGAAGCGGTAGCCTCGTACGATGGATGGCTTTGGCACGCTTATTTTGGACCTGCAGGTTCAAATAATGATATCAACGTACTTAATCAATCTGATTTGTTTATCGAGTTATTAGCCGGTGAAGCTCTACCATGTACGTTTACGGTAAACGGGCGTACGTTTACAAAGGGTTATTATTTGGCGAATGGAATTTATCCGAAATGAGCAACATTAGTGAAGTCATTCAGAAACCCGATAGACCAGAAACAAGCAAAATTATCAAAGTAACAAGCATCGacaagaaaagatattgaacgagCATTTGGAGTACTACAAGGTCGATGGACCATTGTTCAACATCCGGCAAGACCGTATTACATCTGCAAAATTAGAAGGATTATGTttaaatgtgtgacgacccgggaaattccgaccaaaattaaactaaatctttttatgtttttgacacgataagcaaagtctgtaatgatgagtctcgaaaactttggaactatgttcatatattcaattgaccttttgactaatctcgacgattcacgaacctttaatatatatatataaatgattatacaggcaaataattatagataataaattaaatatatttctgAACTATTACATGATAACTTAAAATAATCAAAACTTATTATTGAATATGTAGAGTATATTgactataaatgatttcgaatatgatTTGTCAACGATTAAATGTATGCCTTGGattatttgtttcaaaataaataattaacatatCTATCTAAGTAACAacacttaatatttaaaacaatattatatacAATAGataattgatgattatatgtacaatgtaatatattaaaatgttaaaatattaaatactaaatatatgttattatacattataattaaatatcacataattaataatattaagttattaaatgtaattataagttaaaatatagatattataataaaaaattttagaactattattattaataataatattaatattagtattattaatttttgtattattattagatattaacatTAAGAATTACTTTtataaactattatcattataattactatagttattagaaattaatacaatttatctttatcattaaagttattgataatattaccattatcatttttatttatttattattatttgttaatattagatattaatagttatataattatACTCCTTTAAACATTTAATATAcaaatatacatgtgtatatatatacatatatttaatatatatatatatatatatatatatatatatatatatattattatataaattcagatatatatatatacaaattcatatacatatatataaataaataaaaaccgtattTATATATCTCACTATAGAAAAATCTGTATTTTGTTTATGTCATTTTCTAGACTATAGTTGATTGGATTTCTTTGTTTAATTAGACGTATGAATCTTTGTTCAAACACAAGCTTAATTCCAAAATCTGTTAGAAGTGGCATTCAGACCTTGTATTTTTTTATCTTATTCCCTGTCCTTCACATCTATTTTCTGTCCTTCATATCTGCTTTTGATTAGGTTCTGTCGATCAATTACTCTAttacaaaaacaacgtttaatcaaTCATATGCTAGGGAATCTATCAATAATTCACAGAAAGTTTCTGCTCAATCCATTcgtattttttttaaaacagaaatTTTAAAACACAAAAACCTCTCGTCCCCTGTTATGAAACTTTTTGGCCAAATCATGGTTTTGCATTCAATTTAAAAATATGTTAATGCAATCTTGTCATAAATGCTTCattaaaactatctggaaagtctCGATTTCTAATTTTTCATATCAAGTTCTAATTAACGAGTCAAAGTTTTGTGGAATAAAAAGTCAACTACTGTTCTTCGATCAAATTCGAGTTGTATGTTATGATTTTAGTTAAATTGACAATTTATAAAGTTTTTAAGGATGATTTAAAACACaagttatgttgaaagtttcatcTCAAACGTTCTCTTTGAttcaatcaattttttttcttttatacatCAGCGACGAAATAAGCAGGTATATATATcttcatttttttttccttttcacgGTTATTAatcatcaatatttttttttttgctgatgTAAATCTTTGAAActcataaacttaaaaacacaaataaCTGTCATAAGGAGATTAAGGGTCGACTGAATTGATTAAGTAGAAGGAGAAAGAAAGGAACAGAAGGATTAgattatttagtttgagttgtggttTTAAAACAGAAAGATGTGTTAGCTCAGATGGTTAGGAAGGGGGTTggttttcgagaggtcgggggttcaaacTCGGGCATGGACTATCCTTTTTGGAAAttcattctattaaggtagtttttacttaatattatttctattattatggtcattattattaccattattattattactgattattaattattgttattattaccaagaattataaatattattagtactgtaattagtgttattaatatcatgattataagaaaaataaccattattattattattaacattagtgatATAATTACTATAAGTTTtgtcatttaagtattagttatcagttatcattattattatgtaaaaatagatactataactattattatttccCTTTTGATATTAAGTAACACCCTTggatattatcaatgttattattagtattactaataatgataaggatttttatttttattattagtaaatcgttaatattaaaactatcatttttaaacaaataaatattttgtacataaaatatatttattatatatactacacttatattaaaactgcacataactatatatataaaacttacaaaaattatttatataaactcttacaaacaacaaattatcgattttttaaatataatattaaacaagtatgtatatgaatatattaatataactataaaaatattaaccatttgaagtacatacaaattaaaaatatatgttattaatataaaaataatgtaattaataaatttatatatatatttattcgaatacgattatatgtcttaatatatatatacaaatgatataggttcgtgaatccgaggccaaccctatacttgttcaatgtcgttcgatgtatttttactacaaaatacattaggtgagtttcattattccctttttatatatatttttgggactgagaatacatgcgctgcttttataaatgttttacgatatagacacaagtaatcgaaactacattctatggttgaattatcaaaatcgaatatgcccctttttattaagtctggtaatctaagaattagggaatagacaccctaattgacgcgaactctaaagatagatctatcgggcccaacaagccccatccaaagtaccggatgctttagtacttcgaaatttatatcatgtccgaaggaggatcccggaatgatggggatattcttatatgcaaattgttaatgtcggttaccaggtgttcaatccatatgaatgatatttttgtctctatgtatgggacgtatgtttacgagaaatggaaatatgaaatcttgtggtctattaaaatgatggaaatgattatttatgttaaactaatgaactcaccaaccttttggttgacactttaaagcatgtttattctcaggtacgaaagaaatcttccgctgtgcatttgctcaatttagggatattacttggagtcattcatgacatatttcaaaagatgttgcattcgagtcatcgagttcatcaagatcattattaagtcaattataattggttgtattatgaaatgatatgcatgctgtcaacttttgatgtaatgaaagattgtcttttcaaaaacgaatgcaatgtttgtaaaatgtatcatatagaggtcaagtacctcgcgatgtaatcaactattgtgaatcgtttataatcgatgtggactttgtccggatggattaggacgggtcttcacaaaatgtatcatattaaataatatgataaccGAGGACAACGGTCATGCATTTTGTGGGCTCGAGGAGAATTATCGTCCGATTCGACGTGCACGAGGAACATTCCAAGAAAGAGTCGAGGTGCATATGCGGATGAACGTGAAATTAAGAGATGTGGGCATTCATCGACTACTACGAGATATGTTTGTAGAACACGTGTATAATCTTTCACCTAATTATCGAATTCGACATGATCCGACAATTAATCCAAACAATCAAGCCGAGGCAGGACCTTCACACATTcccgatgatgaagaagaagtcCACTTTCAAGAAGAAGAtgaagtgttttttttttaattttaatgtaattttatttttcaaattttaatgtaatttttaattttaattattgtaatgtttttaatttttaataaaagtttagttttatttaaataaatattatttagaaaaaattaaaaagtaatttaaaaAATATGGAAGAAATGTGTAGCTCTTAGGAGTGTTtagtaatgaaaaaaaaaatattgatgtgACGCTGAAGTGGCATCTAGTCTTGAAGGATTAAGACATAACCATTGAGACCTCTCTTGTAAAAATTAAAAAAACATGATTGGTAATAACAACAGTGGTAGATTCGTTGATTCAAACGGATGAAAAAGTCAACACCTTTGACATTTTCTCCCTGCCTTTTTTCAAATAACAAATCTAGCTTTTCTCACTTTCAGCCGATTTCTGACATCACGTCTCTCGCATCACGATGAAGATTCGGAAGACATCGTTGTGACCCACACCTCATGCATCACCTCTTACTCTGTCCATTTGAGGCAGTGGCGGATCTAGAGGTATATTTTGACTGAAGCAAACATTTGCTAaattataaaatttgttaaaacAACGTAAAAATGTTTAAAAATTGTAATATAATAGATTAAGACGACTAAGATtaaaaaaatagattaaaaacgTAGTATATTTTTtcaaagggggatgattctcacacacacttttttgatcctcacacaccaattgagtattattagaagagtaaaatgttaaaataggtgtgtgaggatcaaaaaagtatgtgtgagaatcatccccttttTCAAAAGGTGAAGTTTGTTGCATCCTCCGATCTGACTACCCTGAAGTCTTACAAAATGAAAGTGTATATGtacatctatatatctatatatttatatatctaatgtCTAATACAAGTATATAAAACAACATGCAAATTATCAATTCGAAAGTTATAAACATAACCAAGTTCAACATCAATAATTCCATAACAACACTCTCACATCATTCGGAATTCTTTCAATTCCTTGACATCAATCAATAATTCCATTCAGAAAAGGGAATTGATATTTCCAAACTTATTTTTGATAGATCCACACAAATTCACTAAATTACCCTTAATGATGTGTTATATAAAATTTTCATTTCAAATTATCGGAGGGTATAACTGGAAAGTAGCAATATATATGTGTGTGGATCTATCAAAATCATATTTGGAAATATCACCTCCCTTCAGAAAAAGGTATACATGGGGAAGGTAAAATGAAATACAGTATAAAATAAATGACATATACCGTATAGGAAACTGGCCGGTGGCCTGTATATTCGCATTTAAGAAATTGACACAATAACAATTCAATTATTATGGGGGTGATAGATGATGCTATTTGAATCCAAAGTGAGTGAACACTCAAACGAGCCAAGCATATTAAAACCAACAAAAAATCTCAGGTTGAAGTTTTTCTTATAAATAGAGGCCAACTCTTTAACAAGATTAATTACACGACAAAGCCACTTCTTCACCTTTCTTTCTATTTTTGTCTAATGGAATTCCAAATCTCATTTTCGCTGCTAGTTATTGTTGTAACTATATTCTTTTTGTTGAAGCCACTAAACCTTACCAAAAAACCAAATTCAAGTTCAAAGTTCCCACCTCCCGGTCCATGGAAGATACCTATTATTGGAAACATATTTTCCATGGTGAGTCGACAACCACCACATCACGTCCTTAGAAACCTGGCTCGAAAACATGGTCCGTTAATGCATCTTCAACTTGGTGAAGTTTCTGCATTGATTGTTTCATCACCTCAAGTGGCCAAAGAAATCATGATAAAGAACGACCTTGCGTTTGCAAACAGGCCTGATATTCAAGCTGGTAAGATCATTATGTATAACAACAGTGACCTCGCCTTTTCTCCATATGGTAATTATTGGAGACAGCTTCGAAAAATTTGCAACTTAGAACTTCTTAGTGCCAAGAAAGTTGTGTCATTTTCTTATATTCGGGAAGAAGAAGTCAAATTTATGATAGAATCGATTGTGTCGTCCTCAGGATCACCTATAAATCTATCAGAAAAGATTTATACTTTGACGAATACAATAACTTCTAGAGCTGCTTTCGGAAAGATACCTAAAGATCAAGATTTACTGGTTAAGATGTTACAGGATTTGTCCACTGTAGCCGGAGGATTTGATATAGCTGATTTGTTTCCTTCTTATAAGTTTCTCCATGTTGTTACAAGAATACACAAATACACAAATAAGCAGATATTAAATAGACAATAATATGCAAATCACACAATAAGCATGCAGTTTTACACCTAGTTACAATAAATCCCAGGCACAATTTTATAGAGTAAAAAGAAGAGATTAACCTCCCAACGATTGGCTACTAGCCAAGCAACCTGTAGGGATAAAGAGACGGTAATAAATACAAGAACTGGTCAAGAATCAACCAAGTGCTTGATCAGGTTTTCACACGTTTCAAGAATGTAGATCAAGAGTTAGGCACTGGGATTCGGTCAATAGGGTTAACAAATAAAAAGAAAGCAATGAATAAATTCGAGACTCGCCTCTCAAGATGTATAATCTTGAATAGCAATCAACGAATCAATAGCAAAAGAAGAATAACAGCGGACTATGCAGAATACTTTGAATCACCAGGAAAAAAAAGAACAAACCTTAATCTTGGATTTAGGGTTTCGAACAATACCATAACCAATTCCTCCAACAATGGTTGAAAGAACAATCAAACAcgaacaaacacaccacaatcagaTCGACCGTTGTGATACCATGTAAGAATAAGAGAATCAACCTAGAAATCAAACAAccgattatcaaaattattaaaagAATCAATATCAGTCGTTTACAATGATGAACAATATAAGAATTACACACTCTAAACATACAGACAATATCAAATCAGATGAATAAACAGAACCAAAATATTCAGAATCAATCACCAAGATGAAGACAATGATGATAATTGAAAACCTAGAAATCGGCCAAAATCAAAAAGCATGGAATGAatcgtatgtgtgtgtgtgtgttatgagCAATAACCCTAAGCAAAGCTTTATATAAAAATCCATAATGACAAGAATGGTCCCTCGGGTTCATCAAGTCCAAGTCCTTAAGAACCAAGTATGAGCATGTGACAGAAATAGCCCTTGAGTGTCTAGAAATAAAGCATCAGTGATCCTTTCATCAACAATCAACAACACCTACACAAATTGTTAATTATACAATAAGAATTATGAAAAAGATAATTTCAGACTTACGTTGATCATAATTCTaacaaatgattgatttataaagTTTGTTAAAACAACGTCAAAACGTTTGAAATTTGTAACATAATAGATTAAGACAACTAAGATTAAAAAAAATAGATGTAACTTGACATAACCAATTTATGAATTCGGAAGTTATAAACATAACCAAATTCATCATTAATAATTCCATAACAACACTCACATCATTTGGAATTCTATCGATTCCTTGTCATCAATTAATAATTCCATTCAGAGAAAACGTATGGGGAAGGTAAAATGAAATACACTATAAAATAAAAGACATACAGTATACCTTAAAGGAAACTGGCCGGTATATTCGCATTTAAGAAATCACACATGACATGTTGGGAagttacggcctcactaattcccaacaaacgcccaatgaaaacagtaaagaaataagaacaatacacaacacaagatttaacgtagaaactccaaaacaggagaaaaatcacCGGTTCCCAaatagagaaatacactatatcacaaattgttacaatgatatagacgactctcttaagcaaactacactcttcaaaatatttaactaatacaactctcaaacaagggtaagaaagaaagaaataatcaaatacttaaagtgtattgattgatgcaatttggaatgaagacttaacccCTCTTTTATAACCAAGCAAGTCCCCTCCAACTTTTTTCTCCCACCTATGtgaataacatccttcacaaatactatgcaaccatatccaattcttctaaccaaaactatatccaacaaatctccagcttttggatagaagaagataatcatgcttccatattgcaaggataaccgatgtagacgcttcctcgacgacaacttcaagatcctcatcttcatgccgttgacattatctcccaagagacaaaacttgcatcttcatcgaacattgtcaagacccgacagtcattgtcataacagacaatcataactcttaacaagaattttcatactccaccattaagagtataacacttagaatatcacattccaagcatttcacctcggcacatgttgttgaacaaccagctaaaactttatggtgcaactttctGTTTGGCTTTCCCtagaagtttcatcagctacaacgtTAGTTTcaaccacacaacctgcatcaacgccaaaccaatgcccatatgtaatttgtggaaccgctaacgaacattccTTTCCAAGGTGGCGctgacacaccatgaggatggtgtgacttcagagaaattcgtcactctccgtaacaacggagacatcatTAGCTCCTTTAGAGCCATTTAccgaattagctccacctggacaattaacccttacatgcccagtcttcccgcacctccagcataccagattcttcccagagtttctctttcgcctatccgaacacaacactatcgtatctcctgatgacgagacccagTTACCTTcaagtcttttctcctcggataggagcttgctagtaacgtcttcaaacttcagagttttcttttcatacatcaaaataggtttcatgtgttcataagacgatgataaagataatatcaacctcaaagctttatcttcatcatcctttttaactccaatagcctccagttctgaaacaatacctttaagaatacttagatgatctgaaatctttgaacccccatccatacgcagagtatgaaattgttctttaagacacaaccgatttgagatgcccttgccctggtacaactgctctagtttaacccaaagctcctttgccgttgatatcccgtgcacatttgcaagcacgttctttgcaagacacaaacgaatcgcacttgctgccctcaaatccatatcatcccattcttcttcatcgaacttactgctagaatcactgccgggaacaaaggtgggtttacttttcaatgccttgtgtaacccggactgaatcaacacatccttgacttgaacctgccataagccaaaattgatcatcccatcaaatttctctacatcaaacctcattggactgaacttcgacatcgtatccgtatcctataaat
The window above is part of the Rutidosis leptorrhynchoides isolate AG116_Rl617_1_P2 chromosome 1, CSIRO_AGI_Rlap_v1, whole genome shotgun sequence genome. Proteins encoded here:
- the LOC139840998 gene encoding uncharacterized protein, which codes for MAASRLGLRPGVAQDIVFQTVLLNQNCGRGDSDPEYFTYFLQKRDASRLLDFDIVQKVISIVRQPAYATSADLFDEYLHMGEQTAYDCLNYCKCVFHLYATEYLRKPTAQDVQRLTAKYAQMHGFSRMLGILDCMHWRWRNCPQWWKGHYTRGDHGYQSIMLEAVASYDGWLWHAYFGPAGSNNDINVLNQSDLFIELLAGEALPCTFTVNGRTFTKGYYLANGIYPK